The proteins below are encoded in one region of Trueperaceae bacterium:
- a CDS encoding DUF4342 domain-containing protein has product MDDTERENAQTNGQESTQDARKETFQEEFKVTSDRVVAKVKELIREGNVRRIIIKNEKGKVLLEFPLLIGVAGAVLLHVWAALAVIAALVSNLSITVERQVDSQNGAGSAPVPPSERS; this is encoded by the coding sequence ATGGATGACACCGAGCGCGAGAACGCACAGACGAACGGTCAGGAGTCTACTCAGGACGCCCGGAAGGAAACCTTCCAGGAGGAGTTCAAGGTAACCAGCGACCGGGTAGTGGCCAAGGTGAAGGAACTGATCCGCGAGGGCAACGTTCGCCGGATCATCATCAAGAACGAGAAGGGAAAAGTGCTGCTGGAGTTCCCGCTCCTCATCGGCGTCGCGGGCGCAGTCCTGCTGCACGTGTGGGCCGCGCTCGCGGTGATCGCGGCGCTGGTCTCGAATCTGAGCATCACGGTCGAACGGCAGGTAGATTCCCAGAACGGCGCCGGCTCCGCACCGGTCCCGCCCTCCGAACGAAGCTAG
- a CDS encoding sulfite exporter TauE/SafE family protein — protein MFFGLAPDAFVLVVLATLLVGVAKAGFGGGVGVVATPLVALAMPVPEAAALMLPILIGTDVFTVGQYRRNLSLPDLRLLLPAAVVGVIAGALAFDLFTEHERALEIAVGILALSFVGWRLVAPRLLERLHEVAAPSPAWGGLLGAIAGFGSTLAHAGGPPLTVYLLPRGLDRRQFVGTIAWFFFILNLVKLIPYGWLGLLSVRRLSLALALLPVAWLGAWLGVRLLGALDERLFTRLVTVLLAITGLQLLIGADLSAFAG, from the coding sequence ATGTTCTTCGGACTCGCCCCCGACGCCTTCGTCCTGGTCGTGCTGGCGACGCTGCTGGTGGGCGTCGCCAAGGCCGGCTTCGGAGGAGGAGTAGGCGTCGTCGCGACACCGCTGGTGGCGCTGGCGATGCCGGTGCCGGAGGCGGCCGCTCTGATGCTTCCGATCCTCATCGGCACCGACGTGTTCACCGTGGGCCAGTATCGCCGCAACCTCAGCCTTCCAGACCTCAGGCTGCTTCTGCCCGCCGCGGTCGTTGGAGTGATCGCCGGCGCGCTGGCCTTCGACCTGTTCACCGAACACGAGCGGGCACTGGAGATCGCGGTTGGGATCCTGGCGCTCTCCTTCGTGGGCTGGCGGCTCGTGGCGCCACGACTCCTCGAGCGCCTGCACGAAGTAGCGGCGCCGTCGCCAGCGTGGGGAGGGTTGCTGGGCGCTATCGCAGGGTTCGGCTCGACGCTGGCTCACGCCGGTGGACCGCCGCTCACCGTCTACCTGCTCCCACGGGGGCTGGACCGGCGCCAGTTCGTTGGCACCATCGCCTGGTTCTTCTTCATCCTCAATCTGGTCAAACTCATCCCCTACGGCTGGCTGGGACTGCTCTCCGTGCGGCGACTCTCGCTGGCGCTGGCCCTGCTGCCCGTCGCCTGGTTGGGAGCCTGGCTGGGAGTGCGCCTGCTGGGCGCCCTCGACGAGCGACTCTTCACCCGGTTGGTGACGGTACTCCTGGCCATCACGGGGCTGCAGCTGCTGATCGGGGCCGACCTCAGCGCCTTCGCCGGTTAG
- a CDS encoding ABC transporter ATP-binding protein has translation MSLLAREISLGYEKKQVLEEVTVELHPGEVVAVVGPNGAGKSTLLRALSGVERPWRGEVLLDGKALRRLSRHQVARKIAVAQQGGELPEAFRTIEIVAMGRSPHLRPLARESDADRAIIERSMRRTGVWELRERRVWELSGGERQRVVLARALAQEPTYLLLDEPTTHLDLRYQVEIVQHVRDQAKAGVGALVVLHDLNLAARGCDRLVMLARGKVVAHGPPAQVLDAELLRHVYGAAVELVGEGVPALIPKFEPGSHERDS, from the coding sequence GTGAGCCTGCTGGCCAGGGAGATATCGCTCGGTTACGAGAAGAAGCAGGTGCTCGAGGAGGTCACCGTCGAACTCCATCCAGGGGAGGTCGTGGCGGTGGTGGGTCCCAACGGCGCCGGCAAGTCGACGCTCCTGCGCGCCCTCTCGGGCGTCGAGCGCCCATGGAGAGGGGAAGTGCTGTTGGACGGCAAGGCCCTGCGGCGCCTGAGCAGGCACCAGGTGGCCAGGAAGATCGCCGTGGCGCAGCAGGGCGGCGAGCTCCCGGAAGCCTTCCGGACGATCGAGATAGTTGCCATGGGACGCTCGCCCCACCTTCGGCCCTTGGCGCGGGAGAGCGATGCCGACCGCGCGATCATCGAGCGGTCTATGAGGCGGACCGGCGTGTGGGAGCTGCGTGAGCGCCGGGTATGGGAGCTGTCGGGAGGAGAGCGCCAGCGGGTCGTGCTCGCCCGGGCGCTCGCCCAGGAGCCGACCTACCTCCTCCTCGACGAGCCCACCACGCACCTCGATCTGCGTTACCAGGTGGAGATCGTGCAACACGTGCGCGATCAGGCGAAGGCAGGCGTGGGGGCGCTCGTAGTCCTGCACGACCTCAACCTCGCGGCTCGCGGTTGCGACCGGCTGGTGATGCTGGCCCGGGGCAAGGTGGTCGCTCACGGCCCGCCCGCCCAGGTGCTCGATGCCGAACTGCTTCGACACGTGTACGGGGCGGCAGTCGAACTGGTGGGGGAGGGCGTTCCGGCGCTCATTCCGAAGTTCGAGCCGGGGTCGCATGAACGGGATAGTTGA
- a CDS encoding iron ABC transporter permease produces MALMQETLAAATVNRAGVRWTPLALGSLLLAAVMLVAVAIGTVPLGPAELLRGVWHGLIGEVTSTADVIVWQIRLPRVLLAALVGGALALAGVAYQGIFRNPLADPYLLGVASGASLGAAVAITLGVSLTWVGRFGVPGLSFAFALLAVLVVLLMARRGNRIPVLSLILAGVVVGSTFTAATSFLMLLTPERTAGVLAWLLGSFSTAGWSAIVTIFPFLLLAALCTLLAGRTLNLLQLGDEQAAQLGVPVEAAKLLLIAVATLATAAAVSVSGIIGFVGLLAPHAVRLALGPDHRTLTPLAMLLGALVTVLADLLARTVIAPAEIPIGVVTALVGGPFFLWLLRKQRNLL; encoded by the coding sequence ATGGCGTTGATGCAAGAGACCCTGGCGGCAGCAACGGTGAACCGGGCAGGCGTCCGCTGGACCCCGCTCGCCCTGGGATCGCTGCTGCTGGCCGCCGTGATGCTCGTTGCCGTCGCGATAGGCACTGTTCCGCTTGGTCCCGCGGAACTGCTCCGCGGCGTTTGGCACGGGTTGATAGGGGAGGTGACGAGCACAGCCGACGTGATCGTCTGGCAGATCCGGTTGCCCCGGGTCCTGCTCGCGGCGCTGGTCGGCGGTGCCCTGGCGCTGGCCGGGGTGGCCTACCAGGGCATCTTCCGGAACCCGCTGGCCGACCCCTACCTCTTGGGAGTCGCCAGCGGCGCGTCGCTGGGCGCGGCGGTCGCGATCACCCTGGGGGTGTCGCTGACCTGGGTCGGCCGCTTCGGAGTGCCCGGCCTGAGCTTCGCCTTCGCCCTGCTGGCGGTGCTGGTAGTGCTGCTCATGGCGAGGCGCGGGAACCGCATCCCGGTCCTCTCCCTGATCCTCGCCGGCGTCGTGGTGGGCTCCACCTTCACCGCCGCCACCTCGTTCCTGATGCTGCTCACGCCGGAGCGAACCGCCGGCGTCCTCGCCTGGCTGCTGGGCAGCTTCTCCACAGCGGGTTGGAGCGCCATCGTCACCATCTTCCCTTTCCTGCTGCTCGCCGCGCTATGCACCCTGCTGGCCGGACGCACGCTCAACCTGCTGCAGCTGGGTGACGAACAGGCGGCGCAACTGGGTGTACCGGTGGAAGCGGCCAAGCTGCTGCTCATCGCTGTCGCCACCCTGGCAACGGCAGCCGCCGTCAGCGTCTCCGGGATCATCGGCTTCGTGGGCCTGCTGGCGCCGCACGCGGTGAGGCTCGCCCTGGGGCCCGACCACCGCACCCTCACTCCGCTCGCGATGCTGCTGGGCGCGCTCGTGACCGTGCTGGCCGATCTCCTGGCGCGAACCGTCATCGCTCCCGCCGAGATACCGATCGGGGTCGTGACCGCACTCGTCGGCGGGCCCTTCTTCCTTTGGCTGCTGAGGAAGCAGAGGAACCTCCTGTGA
- a CDS encoding ABC transporter substrate-binding protein: MEPFRRVIGISLLLALIGLAAAVAYPLTVVDDLGREVVLDEEPRRIVSMIPSSTETVCALGACDLLVGVDQFSNHPQAVASLPRLGSAFSPNIEALVALEPDLVLADEYSGIAGMLEELGITVYAGTPQTLEETFESFETLGRLLDRETEAALLRGRLLGEIEEVQRRVSELPSPSVYFEVDATPYSVGPGSYVDELIALAGGENIIGEGFAQFPQVDPEYIVAQDPDVIVLADAPFGVTSGSLAARPGWSSIDAVRDGRVMELTSEQVDAVSRAGPRVAEAVRLLAAFFHPDVL; this comes from the coding sequence ATGGAACCGTTCCGCCGCGTTATCGGCATCTCTCTCCTGCTTGCTCTCATCGGTTTGGCCGCCGCGGTCGCTTACCCGCTCACCGTGGTCGACGACCTGGGCCGAGAGGTGGTGCTCGACGAAGAGCCCCGCCGCATAGTGTCGATGATCCCCAGCAGCACCGAGACGGTATGCGCCCTTGGAGCCTGCGACCTGCTGGTAGGCGTCGACCAGTTCAGCAACCACCCTCAGGCAGTGGCCTCTCTGCCCAGGCTCGGAAGCGCCTTCTCGCCCAACATCGAGGCGCTGGTCGCGCTCGAGCCCGACCTGGTGCTCGCCGACGAGTACAGCGGCATCGCGGGCATGCTAGAGGAGCTCGGCATCACCGTCTACGCGGGCACCCCCCAGACTCTGGAGGAGACGTTCGAGAGCTTCGAGACCCTCGGCAGGCTTCTCGACCGGGAGACCGAGGCTGCCCTTCTGAGGGGCCGGCTGCTGGGCGAGATAGAAGAGGTGCAGCGGAGGGTGTCGGAATTGCCTTCCCCAAGCGTCTACTTCGAGGTGGACGCCACCCCGTACAGCGTGGGCCCCGGCTCCTACGTCGACGAGCTCATCGCGCTAGCCGGAGGGGAGAACATCATCGGCGAGGGTTTCGCCCAGTTCCCTCAGGTCGATCCCGAATACATCGTCGCCCAGGACCCCGACGTGATCGTGCTCGCCGACGCCCCGTTCGGCGTGACCTCGGGATCGCTAGCGGCACGCCCCGGTTGGTCCTCGATCGATGCCGTGCGAGACGGGCGAGTGATGGAGTTGACGAGCGAGCAGGTGGACGCCGTGAGCAGGGCCGGCCCCAGGGTCGCGGAAGCCGTCCGCCTGTTGGCGGCGTTCTTCCACCCTGACGTCCTGTGA
- the zapE gene encoding cell division protein ZapE, producing MPGLTRLSSLPSPGSTPHGPAVPPPRFELATFDTYRPGNDSQRRAFDLVREFVSRLKPAGRRRWPWQSRPQGEGIYLDGGYGVGKTHLLAAAYHAAHVEKAYLTFQELVHLIGALGLEAARERFEGVGLVCVDEFELDDPGNTLIVKRFLEQVFARGGAVITTSNTPAEAQGEGRFNADDFRREIQGIAQRFTTVKISGSDYRQREERTPLLEPANFERLVEQELEASRDAVAPRTVLAEFDELLGVLAELHPIAYRGLLERFDLLLLADVRTISGLNDALRFVHFIDQLYDRQVGLRASGRISLDELFHPSYRHSAYQRKFERCASRLGELLAEPGSIEAELDRVEGFD from the coding sequence GTGCCGGGCCTCACCAGATTGAGCAGCCTACCTTCGCCTGGCTCGACCCCGCACGGTCCAGCCGTCCCACCCCCTCGTTTCGAGCTCGCTACTTTCGACACCTACCGACCCGGGAACGACAGCCAGCGCCGTGCCTTCGACCTCGTGCGGGAGTTCGTGTCGCGGCTCAAGCCTGCTGGCCGCCGCCGCTGGCCGTGGCAGTCCCGGCCGCAGGGCGAGGGCATCTACCTGGACGGCGGCTACGGCGTGGGCAAAACCCACCTGCTGGCGGCCGCCTATCACGCCGCCCACGTCGAGAAGGCGTACCTGACCTTCCAGGAGCTGGTCCACCTGATAGGCGCGCTCGGCCTCGAGGCCGCCAGGGAGCGTTTCGAGGGAGTCGGGCTGGTCTGCGTCGACGAGTTCGAACTGGACGACCCGGGCAACACCCTGATCGTCAAGCGTTTCCTGGAGCAGGTCTTCGCTCGTGGCGGCGCCGTAATCACTACTTCGAACACCCCGGCCGAAGCTCAGGGTGAGGGACGCTTCAACGCCGACGACTTCCGAAGAGAGATCCAGGGGATCGCCCAGAGGTTCACGACCGTCAAGATCTCGGGAAGCGACTACCGCCAGCGGGAAGAGCGGACTCCTCTGCTGGAGCCTGCCAACTTCGAGAGACTGGTGGAGCAGGAACTCGAGGCCAGCCGGGACGCGGTAGCGCCCAGGACCGTACTGGCCGAGTTCGATGAACTGCTTGGGGTCCTGGCAGAACTGCACCCGATCGCCTACCGCGGGCTCCTCGAGCGTTTCGACCTGCTGCTCCTCGCCGACGTTCGTACCATCTCCGGACTCAACGACGCCCTGCGCTTCGTTCACTTCATAGACCAGCTCTACGACCGGCAAGTGGGCTTGAGGGCATCAGGGCGCATCTCGCTCGACGAGCTCTTCCATCCGAGTTACCGACACAGTGCCTACCAGCGTAAGTTCGAAAGGTGCGCCTCGCGCCTGGGCGAGCTGCTGGCCGAGCCGGGCTCGATCGAAGCGGAACTGGACCGGGTCGAAGGATTCGACTAG
- a CDS encoding lipid-A-disaccharide synthase-related protein: MYDETAPHVLFISNGHGEDEVGARVGEVVVRLRPDLRLAALPVVGLGRPYERVGIPRLEPRRELPSGGLLMHSLPLFLADLQAGFLSLTLGQWQRLLFYRCASVVTVGDVYAQLLGSLTRARHRFVVQTLVSAYHAQGLAFSTPNRMFMERITIPEQLLMSRARAVYVRDGATETALHDAGLKHARFLGNPIADRLEGRVPASLAGLKVVGLLPGSRSYRHEALAKMIEGIALLRGEGVVGAVAWIGGDLEPPVGWEAVAVAPNEEGLVSELRKAGTRVLVYRARFADVLRAARVVVGTSGTANEQAVAVGRPVVAFPVPPYYSSTFLQNQKRLLGPALSVVGASDAEIAGAVQGWLDDPATAERLAGQGRARIGGPGGSEAIARDVLRRLESYGAIPEIPEGLSAGGTG; encoded by the coding sequence GTGTACGACGAGACAGCCCCCCACGTACTCTTCATTTCCAACGGACACGGAGAAGATGAGGTCGGAGCGAGAGTAGGCGAGGTCGTAGTTCGGCTGCGTCCCGACCTGCGACTGGCCGCGTTGCCTGTGGTGGGGCTTGGACGGCCGTACGAACGTGTCGGGATCCCCCGGCTCGAGCCACGAAGGGAGTTGCCCTCGGGCGGTCTTCTCATGCACAGCCTGCCGCTCTTCCTCGCCGATCTACAGGCGGGTTTCCTGAGCCTCACGCTCGGCCAGTGGCAAAGGCTCCTGTTCTACCGCTGTGCGAGCGTGGTGACGGTCGGCGACGTGTACGCTCAGCTGCTCGGCAGTCTCACCAGGGCCCGCCACCGCTTCGTCGTACAGACCCTCGTGTCGGCCTACCACGCTCAGGGTCTGGCCTTCTCGACGCCCAACCGGATGTTCATGGAGCGCATCACCATCCCGGAGCAGCTGCTGATGTCGCGGGCCCGGGCGGTCTATGTCCGCGACGGCGCTACCGAAACCGCCCTGCACGACGCCGGGCTCAAGCACGCTCGCTTCCTCGGCAATCCGATCGCCGACAGGCTCGAGGGGCGGGTGCCGGCCTCCCTCGCGGGGCTCAAAGTGGTGGGTCTGCTGCCCGGCAGCCGCAGCTACCGACACGAGGCACTCGCGAAGATGATCGAAGGGATCGCGTTGCTGCGTGGCGAAGGGGTGGTAGGAGCCGTTGCCTGGATCGGCGGCGACCTCGAACCGCCGGTGGGCTGGGAGGCGGTTGCCGTAGCTCCGAACGAGGAGGGACTGGTTTCGGAACTGCGCAAGGCGGGAACGAGGGTGCTGGTATACCGGGCACGCTTCGCTGATGTCCTGAGGGCGGCCAGGGTGGTAGTCGGAACCTCGGGGACCGCCAACGAACAGGCTGTAGCGGTGGGGCGCCCGGTCGTGGCCTTCCCGGTCCCGCCCTACTACTCGTCCACCTTCCTTCAGAACCAGAAGCGGTTGTTGGGACCGGCGCTGTCGGTGGTAGGCGCTAGCGACGCCGAGATCGCGGGAGCCGTGCAGGGCTGGCTGGACGATCCCGCTACGGCCGAGAGGCTCGCAGGACAGGGCCGCGCTCGCATAGGCGGGCCGGGCGGCAGTGAAGCTATCGCCCGCGACGTCCTCAGAAGGCTCGAATCGTACGGAGCGATCCCAGAAATTCCCGAAGGCCTTTCGGCGGGAGGAACCGGCTAG
- a CDS encoding methyltransferase domain-containing protein, which yields MTNLYPEFFRRLDEGPDELFYERPRPSCHIDQAASRRACRLYDELLPAGGEVLDLMAGETSHLPDKFGRVVALGLNLEELRANPQVDEPVIFDLNRQASLPFCDEQFDGVVCTASVQYMTRPGDTFAEVARCLKPGAPFVVTFSVRMFPSKAVLAWRSSDDSAHVRLVASYFHRAPGFGPLQRRNHVPSEGDPLYALWASKERERSREAEA from the coding sequence ATGACGAATCTCTACCCGGAGTTCTTTCGTCGTCTCGACGAGGGGCCCGACGAGCTCTTCTACGAGCGTCCTCGGCCCTCGTGCCACATCGACCAGGCGGCGTCCAGAAGGGCCTGCCGGCTCTACGACGAACTGCTCCCGGCCGGGGGAGAGGTGCTCGACCTGATGGCCGGCGAGACGTCGCACCTGCCCGACAAGTTCGGCCGGGTGGTGGCTCTGGGCCTCAACCTGGAAGAGTTGCGAGCCAACCCGCAGGTTGACGAACCGGTCATCTTCGACCTCAACCGCCAGGCTTCGCTTCCCTTCTGCGACGAGCAGTTCGACGGGGTGGTCTGCACGGCCAGCGTCCAGTACATGACCCGGCCGGGAGACACCTTCGCGGAGGTCGCGCGCTGCCTCAAACCGGGCGCCCCGTTCGTCGTCACCTTCTCCGTGCGCATGTTCCCGTCGAAGGCCGTTCTCGCCTGGCGCTCCTCCGACGATTCGGCCCACGTACGCCTGGTGGCCTCCTACTTCCACCGCGCGCCGGGGTTCGGCCCGCTCCAGAGGAGGAACCACGTGCCGTCGGAAGGGGATCCCCTCTACGCCCTCTGGGCGTCTAAGGAGAGGGAGCGTTCGCGCGAAGCCGAGGCGTAA
- a CDS encoding NAD(+)/NADH kinase, whose protein sequence is MTLPSERSFAVPAASLGKVVITSTHYKPRAQELARRLAVSAEKPGVEVVTDLDGVDPLQPLARGAGLVIAVGGDGTLLGTARRLIGCSVPVVGVNLGKLGFLAEHRFEDVLAYLEGSPPDGWRISPKMMLQLTLNGDEGGAHYALNDVIVSQGVMTRLIDIGMEVNGHHATEYRADGLVISSPTGSTAYSLSLGGPILGQGLRAIAVTPIAPHSLTNRPIVLEGDSEVSFEVLSEIEELALVVDGQERLGLGKGDTFSLRAAPHDLLLVSPGRLSYFDVLRHKLGWGAKPRLDDVS, encoded by the coding sequence GTGACTCTCCCCAGCGAACGCTCGTTCGCCGTCCCGGCAGCATCGCTGGGGAAGGTAGTCATCACCAGCACCCACTACAAGCCCCGAGCGCAGGAGCTGGCCCGGCGACTGGCCGTGAGTGCCGAGAAGCCGGGCGTGGAGGTCGTCACGGACCTCGACGGTGTCGACCCGCTCCAACCCCTGGCCCGGGGTGCGGGTCTGGTGATCGCCGTCGGAGGGGACGGGACGCTGCTCGGGACCGCTCGGCGTCTCATTGGCTGTTCGGTTCCAGTCGTGGGGGTGAACCTGGGGAAGCTGGGGTTCCTGGCGGAACACCGCTTCGAGGACGTGCTCGCCTACCTCGAAGGTTCGCCTCCCGACGGTTGGCGCATAAGCCCCAAGATGATGCTGCAACTGACCCTCAATGGCGACGAAGGCGGAGCGCACTACGCGCTGAACGACGTGATCGTATCCCAGGGAGTGATGACCAGGCTCATCGACATAGGCATGGAGGTGAACGGTCATCACGCTACCGAGTACCGGGCAGACGGATTGGTCATCTCCTCACCGACCGGCTCGACCGCCTACTCCCTCTCGCTCGGCGGCCCGATACTGGGCCAGGGCCTGAGGGCGATCGCCGTCACGCCCATCGCGCCCCACTCCCTCACCAATCGACCGATCGTACTGGAGGGCGACTCCGAGGTGTCGTTCGAGGTGCTGAGCGAGATCGAGGAGTTGGCGCTCGTGGTCGATGGTCAGGAGCGCCTGGGTCTGGGCAAGGGCGACACCTTCTCGCTGCGCGCGGCACCTCACGACCTGCTGCTAGTCAGCCCCGGGCGGCTGAGCTACTTCGATGTGCTCAGGCACAAGCTCGGCTGGGGAGCGAAGCCGCGACTCGACGACGTGAGCTGA
- the cmk gene encoding (d)CMP kinase yields the protein MPSEGALGRLAVRSVVTIDGPAASGKSSVARLVAERLGVPFVSSGLLYRAATYLALDAGCEIDEPVAVLGEIRGHRVALEPDVEGNRLFIDDRDMTERLHTHEVDATVSTVATHPEVREWVNSRLREIPPPFVVEGRDMGTVVFPEAEHKFYLTAPAAVRARRRLGERSQDLDAVTAALLRRDQLDAGRLAMAIDANSIDTGGLSLQEVVAEVLSMLPGEKSG from the coding sequence ATGCCCTCCGAGGGCGCGCTCGGGAGGCTGGCCGTGCGTAGCGTGGTGACGATAGACGGTCCGGCCGCGTCCGGCAAGTCGTCGGTGGCCCGGCTCGTGGCCGAGCGGCTCGGCGTGCCGTTCGTCTCCAGCGGACTGCTCTACAGGGCGGCCACATATCTTGCGCTGGACGCCGGCTGCGAGATCGACGAGCCGGTGGCCGTGCTCGGCGAGATCCGCGGTCACCGGGTCGCTCTCGAACCGGATGTTGAAGGGAACCGGCTTTTCATCGATGATCGTGACATGACCGAGCGCCTGCACACCCACGAGGTGGACGCCACCGTCTCGACAGTGGCCACCCACCCCGAAGTGCGGGAGTGGGTCAACTCGAGGCTCCGCGAGATCCCGCCCCCTTTCGTCGTGGAGGGCCGCGACATGGGTACGGTGGTCTTCCCCGAGGCGGAGCACAAGTTCTACCTCACCGCCCCGGCCGCGGTGAGGGCGCGGCGGAGACTCGGCGAACGGAGCCAGGATCTGGACGCGGTGACGGCCGCGTTGCTGCGTCGCGATCAACTCGATGCCGGAAGGTTGGCGATGGCGATCGACGCGAACTCGATCGACACCGGCGGTCTATCCCTGCAAGAAGTGGTCGCGGAGGTGCTGAGCATGCTGCCTGGGGAGAAGAGCGGGTGA
- the aroA gene encoding 3-phosphoshikimate 1-carboxyvinyltransferase, whose protein sequence is MQSESDRLEVPPATKPSLDIAVPGSKSLTNRAMVVAALARGSSRLRGALVAEDTAVMKKGLRELGFEIADQGETVVIAGQGGGIPSSGVELDLRLSGTSIRFLTALTALGSGRYRLDGNARMRERPIGDLTEALNALGAKATTASENLCPPVIVEASGLTGGRVTVSGERSSQFLSALLMVAPYAREEVTIEVAGELQSKPFIDLTVGLMADFGIEIERSGYRRFTVPRGVYEARDYRIEGDATAAGYFWAAAAVTGGRVRVTNIGSNARQGDKRLAAILERMGCRVSVDEEWTEVEGPAGGRLAGGVFDLNDIPDQAQTLAVVSLFAASPVEITNVWNLRIKETDRLAALASELRKFGARVEEGEDRITVDPPERPEAATVETYGDHRMAMAFAVAGLRVPGTVIIDPGCVAKTYPGFFDDFLTLSGKGVRS, encoded by the coding sequence ATGCAGTCTGAGTCGGACCGCTTGGAAGTACCGCCCGCGACGAAGCCCTCCCTCGACATAGCCGTTCCCGGCTCCAAGAGCCTCACCAACCGCGCGATGGTCGTTGCTGCGCTGGCCAGGGGAAGCAGCCGTCTGCGTGGCGCCCTGGTCGCAGAGGACACGGCCGTTATGAAGAAGGGGCTGCGCGAACTCGGGTTCGAGATCGCAGACCAGGGTGAGACCGTAGTGATCGCTGGCCAGGGAGGCGGCATACCGAGCAGCGGGGTGGAACTCGACCTCCGCCTCTCCGGCACCTCCATCCGCTTCCTCACCGCCCTCACGGCGCTCGGCAGCGGCCGCTACAGGCTCGACGGCAACGCGCGCATGAGGGAGCGGCCGATCGGTGACCTGACCGAGGCGCTGAACGCCCTTGGAGCGAAGGCTACGACCGCGAGCGAGAACCTCTGCCCCCCGGTCATCGTCGAGGCCAGCGGCCTCACGGGTGGTCGTGTCACCGTCTCCGGCGAGCGGTCCTCGCAGTTCCTCTCTGCCCTCCTCATGGTCGCACCCTACGCGCGGGAGGAGGTGACGATCGAGGTTGCCGGCGAACTCCAGTCGAAACCGTTCATCGACCTGACCGTCGGCCTCATGGCCGACTTCGGCATCGAGATCGAACGCAGCGGTTACCGGCGTTTCACGGTTCCCCGTGGAGTCTACGAGGCCCGCGACTACCGGATAGAGGGGGACGCCACGGCGGCCGGTTACTTCTGGGCTGCTGCGGCCGTTACCGGCGGCCGCGTCAGGGTAACCAACATCGGCAGCAACGCCCGGCAGGGGGATAAGCGACTGGCCGCCATCCTCGAACGGATGGGGTGCAGGGTGAGCGTTGACGAGGAGTGGACGGAGGTGGAAGGCCCGGCGGGTGGCCGGCTCGCGGGCGGAGTGTTCGACCTCAACGACATCCCCGACCAGGCCCAGACGCTGGCGGTGGTCTCGCTCTTCGCGGCCTCCCCGGTAGAGATCACCAATGTCTGGAACCTGAGGATCAAGGAGACCGACAGGCTCGCGGCCCTGGCCAGCGAACTGCGCAAGTTCGGAGCGAGGGTGGAGGAGGGTGAAGACCGAATCACCGTCGACCCGCCGGAGCGCCCGGAAGCGGCGACGGTCGAGACCTACGGCGACCATCGGATGGCGATGGCGTTCGCCGTCGCCGGCCTGCGCGTGCCGGGAACGGTGATCATCGACCCAGGTTGCGTGGCCAAGACCTACCCGGGCTTCTTCGACGACTTCCTGACGCTCTCCGGTAAGGGCGTGAGATCTTGA
- the rpmE gene encoding 50S ribosomal protein L31, translating into MKKNIHPKMVPCKVYCNGEVVLETYSTKPEMNVDVWSGNHPFFTGQQRFIDTEGRVEKFQKRFGDSYRKSKK; encoded by the coding sequence ATGAAGAAGAACATCCACCCCAAGATGGTGCCTTGCAAGGTGTACTGCAACGGTGAAGTCGTGCTCGAGACCTACAGCACCAAGCCGGAGATGAACGTCGACGTCTGGTCGGGCAACCACCCGTTCTTCACCGGCCAGCAGCGGTTCATCGACACAGAAGGTCGGGTCGAGAAGTTCCAGAAGCGCTTCGGCGACTCGTACCGCAAGAGCAAGAAGTAG
- a CDS encoding PaaI family thioesterase has protein sequence MNFSNDVARLSGLEQLGLMLREGISPGMALTLGIELVAAEDGWVALEAVPDTSHYNPNGVVHGGFAATMLDFACGYVTLSKLEAGSSFTTLELKVSYHRPMTAETGKVRAEGRVVSIGRRAAFVESRLTDEQGKLLASASSSLLLARPG, from the coding sequence ATGAACTTCTCGAACGATGTAGCCCGGTTGAGCGGCCTGGAACAGCTCGGACTGATGCTGCGAGAAGGGATCAGCCCTGGGATGGCCCTCACCCTCGGGATCGAGCTGGTGGCGGCGGAGGACGGATGGGTCGCTCTCGAGGCCGTGCCGGACACCTCTCACTACAATCCCAACGGCGTAGTGCACGGCGGGTTCGCTGCCACCATGCTCGACTTCGCCTGCGGCTACGTGACGCTATCGAAGCTCGAGGCCGGTTCCAGCTTCACCACCCTCGAGCTGAAGGTCTCCTACCACCGGCCCATGACGGCAGAAACGGGCAAGGTCAGGGCCGAGGGAAGGGTGGTGTCGATCGGCCGCAGGGCCGCGTTCGTCGAGTCCCGGCTAACCGACGAGCAGGGCAAACTGCTTGCATCGGCCAGCTCGAGCCTCCTGCTCGCGCGCCCAGGCTGA